GCATCTGCTACTGATTCAAAGAGATGGTGGAATCTACTCTGGCTGTAATTCGAGTCCATAGGAGTAAGTGGAGGAGTGAAAAATGGGGGAGAAGCAAGTGGGGTTAGATAAGGAGTCTCCATATTGAGAATCAAATCACTCAAACTTCTACTTCTTGACCCTTTATTATCAGCTCTAGACTTGCCATCTTCAGATTCTAAATCCTCCTTTGTTTCTTCAATAATTGTGAAGAGAAATCTTGGTGGACCTGAAATACTATTCAATCTCATCAGCTCTGTCTCCACAGGATCATCACCAAAAGGCTTGAACAAAAAATCTTtgcttgtgtttaaattaagCTCAGAATCTTCCTCATGGTGGACAAGAGTATCTGTTATTCTTACTGAAGAACATAGTTCTTGAGAGTGCCTCAAAGAAGATGGTTTTTTCAAACAGAACATATAGAAAAGCTCTCGTGCTGGGCTACTATAATCATCTCCAATCTCTCTGTTAGTAATTCTTCTCTTCCACCATAACAAGTAGTAAAGCTCAGCAACAAGCGCTAGTAAAAGACAAGCAAAAACTATACTCAAACCAAGTCCTACACTACTCAAAGATTTCATCTTTCTATAACCTAATCACATCAAATCTACTCAAAATACCCAAAAAGACTTATCAGAAGAACAAAGTTAGCATAAATAACTTGAAATCACTTTCAAGAAACTGCTACAAGAAGAAGTCAGGAAAGCGAGTGACAAGCTCAGTCATAAGAGCTACTCCGACTAGTCCTAATCTTGTCAAGCCCAAGAACAATGAAACTCAAAAGAAACATCAAACTCACTTCTTCATTTTAGCAAATATATTCACAAACAACATAAACATTCCTAACTGTATTCTGCCAAATAACAAAAACCCAGAAACACTATACTCATGCCACAAATATACTTCATAAACAACATAAACATTCCTAACTTTATCTGCCAAATAACAAGAATCCAGTAGCACACTCCTTATGCCACTTGCTAATACCTATCCAAAAAGCTCTCTTTTCTCTGAAAATCACATTCTCAAATCATGAAGCATGATTATAAAAACTGCagagctttttctttttcctactatataaatatatataacccCGCAGCATAAACTAAGCCATATACTTgtacacaattacatatatatatatatttttggcaTACGTACTATCAATCATTTTACCCAAAACTCACATGCTAACATGCACTAACAAAAGAACATATTATAACTGCAATAAACCACTATAAGTTTGCTAAACTGCACACAGAAACAAGGAGCTTCTGGCTGATAAAAATACACATCTAGAAGAGGATTGAGGCAAAAACTCAAAATGGGTCGGCAATATTTCTCACTTTTATGGTTTGACAGGTCACATTCTTCGAGGGAAACTCACATGGGATcacaaagaaaaggaaaatgatgGGACACtgttatgttttttttatttcctattaattatatttagttacAGAATTGCCCTTAAgacacattcttctttaatccaaaaggTGACTGGACAAGAGCTTTTTAGCATTTAATAAAAGTATCATTCGcgtaatactaaaaataaaagtgttcTAATTTAGGGTCATTATATCTAATACTACAAAGATGAGCTCTCAAGATAGAGTTTATAGAAAATTGATAGCTTTGAGTTTATCCAAATTTATACTTTTGcaatctttttcattttaataaatttagatatctTCTTTACTCGCATTTTcacttctatttatttttagaaatattaaatatatgtgtTTCCTTCCAtttaatttgatgatattttgttagttttatgtaaattattttaaaaaaaaaaattgctagttaagttttccatttttatagaagtAAAAAGAACATTGctaactaaataatataatttgattgaaaaaaatattataaattataaaataaatactttaatctttctttctttctaaactATAGGAGCAGTCATTTCTTTATactaattacaaaaataagatttatataatgcaaaaagaaaaccGGTTATCATATTATAGGAgtatatttagtatattagCATGCCTATACTATATCAGTGTATATccattctaatttttataaaaaattacgtattaaaaatattaaaaattaatttttttaatattatttatgcaGAGTAAAATATTGTTAACACAAAgtattaaattacttttatatattcaagTAATTATGTAGAAGTGGgtatattactatttttattataaaatttataaatatttaaatcttgaaaatgacatttatataatttattatgtgaGATGTCAAGGATACTAATTGTAATCCGAGTAAGGGGAAGCTAATGACCTACTTCGGACAAAACTTGGGGCTCATCCTTTTCAACAAATGTCGTCAACTTTGATtctgatatataatatttaatttccagCTGGCACTGAAGCCCTCATGTAGTCATGTtgtatgttaattatttatattctaaattCTATGTCAGAgactttatattaattaaaatcttaatacaTTAGTTAATctccatattttatttttaaaaatctggTTTAGacaatgaattttttttataatattttataaaataatttatttttatattatttttatttttaatttatttatttttctctttctaacAACTACACGTCGTACCTTAAGtgttacttttaatattaaaataaattaaatatttttatttgtttttaaattaaataatactaattatatagTCGTTTGTtgtaaaaaattgaatatacatgttattttaagtttcagaaattaatatatataatcttaaaaataatatattaattatatttaattaattgataatttttaattaaataaagatactaattctatctcaaaaattagcatattaattatattttaatattatattaactaaaaaattaattctataattagataatagttttaattttaaaaataacatcttcaattatattttaatattatattcaataataaactaattttttaattattttattatatttttaatttttaaaaatagagatatcaattatattgatatgttaatttatataatatttaaaattaattaatagataatctttaaaataattttatattattatattaataaaattttaaaattttaaaaattaaaaatatttaaaaataattagtttgctattattttttaaaatttataaattaatattaaatattaaaattttattaaattatatctatcaatttaattttataaataaaataataataacagtcgtaaaaatataaaaataaacaaacaattaGTATAGATTAGGCAGTATATACAAGGGACATCTTCAGTGATGATATACATATACACTGCTTGCATGTTctctttgaataaaataattttgatttgagCAGGAATTTGACAAATAACATAATTTCTAGATTATATATTACTTACAATGCTTTGTGGCTTATACCACCTGtgagaatatattttatatttactagcagttttgataaaattaaattctttaaatattCCTCATTAGTCTGGGttattaaataagttttatttccattcttGGCTCTCTTATATATAGAGGGCCTATTGTACACATAtgcaaatttaatatatataaaataaataatatttttatatttatattttgattatttaaatatttaataaatatgtgttatttatttatggacTTAATATTTAGATAGGGACATACACTTagtttaaagaaatttttttttctaatactgctaaaggatttatttatttatctaacataaTAACTATTACCACTGTctgtaaaaaaaaatccattctctctttttttcttttttattattggtGCCACTATTAAAGTTGTGATGGCCATCATTATGCTATAGACTTGGGTGATCCTGGACCATTATGCTCTTTTGTAAGTGTTATTTTCACTaaaaagatttggaaaaaaCATTACCTTAGGCTTTAGCCACATGGGGTTTATGAATCTATTTGGGAAAGAGAGGGAAATTTTTGTTTGGTATTCTCTGATAATTAAAGCCCAAATTAGTTGAGGAGGATCATCTTCAAAATCTTAATCATATTGTTTCTTGACACAAATGGCATTGTTTGGCAAAATGTCACATGGGtaattacattaaaatatcTGGCAAGATTATGTTGCTTACTAAGTTGGAAAGAATACATGAATGGAAAGAgggaaattttctttttacactAACAAcaatttttcttgattttgaaaCAATAATCTTATGCTTTCATTTTCatctttgatttcttatacAAAGGCAATTTCATGATCACTTGATTGAATGTCAAGAATGGGCTTTTGCTTATCCTAGCCAATTCACATTATAAGAGTTTTGAACATTTTACCTTACACAAGAATCAGGCAAATTCTTGTTATAGCCCTccaaacattttattagtatacTTTATTACCTTATTTCTACCTTTTAACATCAGAAGgacaaaatatttaaattaataaaatatcaaaattttacattatgtctgattaaaatttataaaatttatttataaatctaaaaagttttacattttaaatgAGATGAGAGTTAATTgagaatttaaataatcaaatttatatgaaatcaGTTATAGCTACATCAGattctaacaaaatagatagaattttCGAATAAATTTCACATGAATAAGTCAATTTAtctataatatcaaaataccattttgctttctctttatatctttttcttaaatgaaatgaatttcaaccaaatatatcattaatttaaaagtctttcttctgaaaaaaaaaaatctttcatttttttttatttctctaaaataaaGAAGTAATTAGTGGATCTAAAAGGGtcactttttatatttatgagtgtttTATCCTTTTAATATGGAGCGAGGTAAGTGAGATTTAGCTAAAAAACCATAGCATGGCTTTCACTATTTTTTCTCTCCTATGTTATATTTGGttgattcattaaaaaaatacataaaaaataaaataaaaaaaatagagtcAAAGAGATATCTAGGTGCTATAGAATGCATTGAAAaactaatatgaaattcatttttaaattttatttattttgttagaatttaatttaactataactaattttatacaaatttaacTTTCACttgcataaattttaattttataaataaatctcataaattttatatatttcaatcaaacataattttttctcCGGCAATTATCTGAGATACAAACACCGTGGAGTAGctatttttttcccttttacttttatttttcatttttggttTAAGCTTTTGTTTTTGACTAGAGTGGTGGCGATGGGATTTGAGgcacttttttaaaattctcaaACTAAACTGAAAAATAACACTTTATATTCTTACAAGACCAAACTAGATTGTTTACTGAGAAAACCGAACTAATTGAAACCGAAAAATAACGTTATATATGATCTGTTTTCTTAAATAGTctataataagattttaactGTTAACATGTATACATAGTAGAAGATCTAATTGCACATATTCATGAATTGAATTTTCAAATTCAGGAATTCTAGTATTGGTTGAGATGATTTATTATACAATCATTACAAACCACCATGATCAACTCTTCCAAAAAAACAacaaagtaattaaattgaactGTGAggcttttatataaaaaaatttaggcaTTAgtcttattttttgtttttttttgttttttctttttaaagaatgaAAATGGTTAAGGTTAACTACCAGACATGTAGCAGAGTGGCCAGAGGCTAAATTTtggtaatttattttcttgtttgtgcCTCAGTATTTCTTTCTGGGCTTCATGTGAATAGTTTCTTGTTCAATTCCAATGTTCTTGATTGGCTTGAATAACGTTGGATTCAACCATGAATCTTATGCTCCATCCATCTTTGGTTTGTTTGAAGTTCTGAGCTTGAGTTTGCGAGAGAGAGGAGGGTTTCTACAGCATGCAAAAATTAAATCCTTAGATCTCCATGGTTAAGCTCGGGTTCAAGAGCTCGTGTAGCTCTCAAGTTTTTAGGTTGAGCACTAAAGACAGATTTTTCAACCTCTCATTATAGATTTTTCATCAAAATGACCACcacagaaagaaaaattacatcATATTATTAGACTGAAATATGACACCATTGCAACTTGCCATGGGATTCCTACAAAGTCATCAACCACAGGTCTTTTAAATCCCAAATCATTACTGTAGGCATGCTACATGATTGGAGAACTTGAAAAGTCTGTGCTCCCATAGGGGACCCGGTTTGTAAAAGGTTATATGatgaaaagggaaaaaataaaaataaaaataaatccagATCTTAGAACATGGAGATGACCTGTAATTTTGAACAAAAATGTACCCTTCACAGCATAATCCATCCAAAGTTCTGAACTACTCGTGAGTAGGTGCCAGGCTCGGTATTTGCAGAATTGGCAATTTATCAGAACTTCAAAGAAAACCAATCCATTTGTGCTGTCTATGAATTAGATATCATTAAGTAGCAGGTGATGGTGAGGCCAGCTAGCCACCAATGGTTTTCCTCCTCTTAGGGGAAAGCTATTTCCATCACtctcatctttaattttcatgTAATTCTTTCCCATAAACtcctatatttatttttaaataaaatgttatgTTTATTACATTACAAGATAAAAGAATATCACTTTGTatccaaaattaaattttaagatatttgtgcaaattagaatataaaacAATTTATAATACCATTATGATTGATCCGATGATGTGTTTGTTTAATTCGATGAATTATTAGCTTAATAATTGAGCACatatttgatattatgatGTTATGTTTATGGTTCAAAAATTCTCATTATTTGAGATTCTAAATCCGATTGAAATCCTTTGAAATCGAGTATTAATTtacttgataaattttattttacatttaaaaaggctagaaataaaattaatacttatTATTGGATAGTAAATTCAATACGTGGAGGCTAATTGATAGTGAActgaagagaaataaaaaggaaaaaagaaaaaagaggatCATATATTATGTATAAGAACAATTGATATAAGGAAACATAGCATGAATAGTACTCCAATAACTACATTTTCTTACAAAATAAACACCATAACAATTTAACACCAGGCTTGAAGATGGCTTGCCATAGAGATactgtaacgcctgcattttctcatcatccatgttatgtgcatttacatttaatcattgggcatatgatggtatatcaatgatatttttattttatgagaacatatttatattaattataagtagagaataagaagcatgatattagattattaatttagataagttgattaagtacttgggttatgtgtattaagccttaagacttaattgaaccaatagttgaaggttgggtaaatagattggacttaaaagatacaattaaaagttagtacctatatatggttagtaagaattaatttagggtgataaaaatagtttagtaggtggtggcattaagagaggaatattggaaattggaaccatgagtaagctcattttacctcttcatttctctaaaattcgtacatggccaaaaacacaaaatttggaataagagagaggagtggaatacctagaaaaacttaagattaagataggattttgccaactattgaaggagccaagctaaagctaaaggatttaagcatattagcaacccaaaagctgaaattggtaagttgttacttgagtgttattaatttgtcattagggttcttgattacaaattggaaaaacttcatttgatgctctcattgattaattaaaggtctgattatcatgaattagtagagtattgaatgattgcataaagattaagcttgatttaagtttaagtatgttaagatagaaaactgtcaaaattccagcaaccttgatgttctgtattttaggcataacatggattatataagtccaaattaagcttaattggtgtctatggaaagtttaaagagtcctctataactttgtagttttgtaattttgctatttttgccgttttggttgcttaaattgagcaaacagattgctgctcgggtacaactagctgtatgacccttgctcagtaatttgaaaataattaaatctatagaagtcggaattgagtaattcttcttggagatgaaactagacgcataaatgaatatgtctatttaatatgagatttttgtattaagccaattttgcccagcaataaatataccttggtactaaattctgtctagaaaacagaaatgttggagattagttttatgcaatttattgatgttaatttgagttaaattggtatttaactagatgaaaaatgtttataggatattaaaacagtaattgagagtcttagaggaagagttagacctatgaattagagaggggatgatcttgtaatgcattagaactcgcatttacatgaatatttgtaatatgcatgaaatgtgaattgatgaatgtgttgacaggtactcaaaggcctggaaaggaagttgtggagaaaggaggttcttatatgctaaaggaataagtatattttgagtaagtaaatagttaatattcgctatgttcatatatttaatcaaatgttccgcaaatggttgcgtttgcttaatattgtttatgtttgaatgactgagatggaaatgattggtgttgagtggaacaattgttattgctgaaatatgatataagtgaaatgattgaattgtgatgttaagtgcatgtgtgcatgtgaatggtggattcccctatgaaaaaaaaagatatatatatatatagccttgggaggctaaagcctggagaggctataaaagtgtataatgtgagatgaggcagagtagcttacgtgtgtgatatgtgaggatgaggcggagcagcacattaaaggggatccacaagccgtgagaactaaccataattgttgaattgtatttgttctatgatggttgtaatgaattgagtagaatagtatgactttatacctaaactatgaatatcatggaaagttatgtgattgggtggaaattgtattaagtgtatgtgatatagattatgttgattatttatttaccgaaatggaggctcaccctctccaaaatttttcttttcaggtttgtaaatagtagtgcatccgttggttgtatgcgaagtctagcttttagcccaaattgggccagttttgtgaagtctcctcccgatgcatttttgtatgcaattatgtgatatatatggaagtatgccttataaggcataagaagatgtttgtaatacttgttaaatgatgtttaagtataatcatatgtttatatgttaataaccttgtgtctggattcttaacaacctacatattgacctatctacttgtagtatatattctacgacgcttgtatgcttccccggctaatgtttattggttaacatgtgatgggggtgttacattttagtgGTATCGAGCggggattagattcattgggagtagattcatgttgcacatcattaagcatatgatatatgttctttgaacttgactgaatatttgcatttcatatatatagatggagagacaaggagaacacgCAACTGGCCCagataagtcattagagtctgtgcatggtcatgaaaatgcatctgaacatgatcaacatgatgagcatgagctatattctgaaaatgctgcacaatcgaatgtacaaaatgttatggaacagtttatggattttctgaTGCAATGGGCAGCTCAACAACAAGCACCGGCGCCTCAGACTCAACAACAAAAGGCtgtgatagataagaattatgaaagagttaggaaacaaggtgctaatgtttttCAAGGTACTACTGATCCTGCTGAGGCTGAGGAATGGTTACGAAATATAGAAAGGGTGTTGGAtaaatttaattgcacatccgaacaaaggcttctatatacagtatctttaatagaaaaagatgcacttgattggtgggaaacagttttaagaagcaaagatcgaccaatgactttgacttggaatgatttcttgagagaatttgctGAGAAGTATACTCCAGAAATTTACAGAGACagaaagaagcttgaatttcttcagtTGAAACATAATGATATGGGTTCTGCAGAGTAcgaagttcaatttgtgagattatgtAAGTATGCACCAGAAGAAATAGCCACTGAAGAactaaaaaggaagaaatttgagatgggtttgaggcttgacattcgtgagaaaatggcagtgaaacctcataattacaatgcctcaattgaagGCCGCTTTGAGAGtcaagaaacatcatttgaaaggaatactatggaagctaaaaagaagaagatcattggtgcttatagtaatcctccaagacatattagtatttcttcgtTTAGAGACTCTAATTCACAGTACGGAGTAGTTATCGTGGACGAGGGTTTGGTGGTCAgtctagtagatcctccacgttaccttatagtagaggtggatacaattcatccgGGACTTGAAGGAGGACAAGTTTCACCAAGAGAGGGTTTGCTCCTGTTTGTCCCACGTGCAACAGGAAACATCTTGGAGAATGTTGGGGACCTAGACCGGTAGTATGTTTTACTTGTAGTAGGCCGggacattattctagagattgtcctatgagaagaaataatgctgGAGAATCTTATACGTTGGGTCGgagtagtgttggtgaaaatattccagtTAGTTCAGTAGGAGGCAAAGGAAGAGGTGGCGGATgaggtttaactatttcagcaacaccatcggaacaaattggtcaaccacaagcacaagctagagtatttgctactactagaaatgaagcatttgtagcacTGAAATTGTCTactggtatactttctattcatgattccgatgcacatgttcttattgatcctggatccacatgttcattcatatcacatgattttgcatcgcatgttcatgctaatatagaggcattaggttatgatatatatgaatctatgcctgctgggggtattatcacagtaaatacgatagtgagatcatgtcctgtagtagt
The nucleotide sequence above comes from Ricinus communis isolate WT05 ecotype wild-type chromosome 6, ASM1957865v1, whole genome shotgun sequence. Encoded proteins:
- the LOC8268261 gene encoding uncharacterized protein LOC8268261, which encodes MKSLSSVGLGLSIVFACLLLALVAELYYLLWWKRRITNREIGDDYSSPARELFYMFCLKKPSSLRHSQELCSSVRITDTLVHHEEDSELNLNTSKDFLFKPFGDDPVETELMRLNSISGPPRFLFTIIEETKEDLESEDGKSRADNKGSRSRSLSDLILNMETPYLTPLASPPFFTPPLTPMDSNYSQSRFHHLFESVADAEFNKIRSSPPPRFKFLQDAEEKLLRKKVMQEAENKVQKNDGFPHDYGNKPTSSKFIKDEDDGPFITIIVDRNKERELNHQNHQHPQFHSSTSSQVLPLASSPSSFTSANKKNPIFDKDYAS